The window GACGATGATGAAGATGACGAGGACTACAGGCCGCCTCCAAAAAAGACTACAGGCTCGTCTGAAGAAGATGGGGGACTGGTAGAGTTCCCATTGAAACGCAAATTAGTCCCGAAAGAGGATAGTGAGGCAAAAAGGTTGCAACTCTCTCCGAAAGGCTTAAAACCCAGAGCTGTCTTTTGCTCTACCTTAAAGGACGGTGGACTATCCAGCAACAAACAAGCAACCGAAAATGTTCCTCCAAGTGTAAACCAGAATTCCGTCACACCAAATCCTGAGAAGGGGCCGTCTGAAACTGCAGAAGTGGCAAAACACACGGTCAAAGACGAAGTCTCTTCCAAAAGCTGCAATGATGGTTCGGATGATTCTACCGATACAAGAAATCTTGGAGATGAGCGCCCTTTGTTATCACCAAAGTCCTCGCCAGAGATGGCTGTGAAAGGATCTTGAATATATTCGAAAGAGTTCAAATGCTTCAACTTCCACACAGCGGAGTCCACACAATCGCCCATATTCTTTAGCGGACTCGACCAAATAGCATGAGTAAACGAGGGAGACAAACAAACAGAGCCCCCCTCGGATACTGGGAGAGCATACTGTACAGTACTGTCGCAAGGATGCAGAGGACTTGCCTGTAAGCTTCTTCCTTAATTTAAGTTTCCGGGCAAATCTCAGCCGAGTATTGTTGTTCGTCGTTGTAAGACTAGCACCAACTACAGCCTTTTGCTAATACATCATCATCTTTGCTTGATTCTTTCTGCTTACCTGTAATGTCGTCGCACATGTCTGCGTTTATATGTGATAGAGACAGGGAAGCAAGCAAATCCTGTCCTTGCATGAACTGTGTAAGCTAGGGAAACAATTTAGAGACCTTGTTGAGGCAGAATTTTGTGTTTCTATTTCATGCGATTGTATCTAACCTAGTAagaaaaatgtacattattttatattcgAGGTAAACTATCTTCTTAAAAGGCTATTGACTAGTTTCTCCTCATCGACGGCGATGAAATCGACAGTTGCTCCATAGGGGAATTTTGCAGAAGAGAAGTGCCACTGATTTTTTTCGTAACTAATTATTCATGTTTACTTAGAGGGggtatttattttcattccatAGATAAATTTATCCAGACTTTTTGGGTATGTTAAAGGTTCTATCCATCTCAGTATgcaattaagttatttatattattactattcttttggtttattttagcAAATTTACTAAAGAAAAAGGTTATTGACTAGTTTGGtgtattaactaattaaagtaataGTAAATGAATTGGCATGATGCTACGcttcatttattatatacCGAGTGAGCTGATTTTGGCCTAATACTGAATGTCATTCGATTAATCAAAAGTTAATGTCATATTTGGAAAATGTTCCGTtgattatacatttatattagACCTGTCCAAGGTTTACGAACTGGCGGTTAAGTTcgaaaccgtgagaatttatTCGAACTgaaaccgtcgatttttgaaccttggttcggttcaggttaaaaaaatttcgaaccgaaaccgtgctGGAACTGCCGGTTTTCGGGCGGTTCCAAATCGGAACTGCGAAAAATCACCGGGAAACCGTGAAACCAAGTTGGAACCGcgaaaaaccggcggttcggaatCGTAAAAAATTGCTGAAAACCCACCGGTTCATAATCGAAACCAAAACCGACGGTTTTGGAACTGGAACTGTAACCGCGAAACACTctcacggttcggttccggttcggcaATTTCTAAAACTGGAACCGGAAGGGTGAGCACATCTAATTTATACTTAGATTAGATTCTTGTTTTTAATACTTTAGATtgcaattattaattttgttacattACACCGATCTAAAATCTATTTAGCATCTCCTTTAAACCAGATCCACTTTCCAGCCCAGacaatgaatataaatttccAACAGAAACctaatatgataaataaataaaatactagtactatgatttaatttaatgactCAATCATATCCAATCAACATAAGGGATTTCGATTCAAGAAGATCGGCAGGAACCTCGCATCTAACAGCCACGTGTCCTCGTCCTTAGTAATAGTCTCCGCTTCTTCgccatttatatatttctgcTTCACTGATCAATTTATTGCCTTTTCTACATATATAGACCTTTTTTATTCTGTTAcctaataagaaaaattaatagtagtaatagttaGAAAAGAAATGTTTGACGAGAAAAATTTGGAGACTCGATCAGTTCTGGATGAACTGAGGAATTTTGAGAAGAATGTTTTCTTCGATCTCGGCCACCCTCTCCTCAACCGCATTGCTGACTGCTTCGTCCGAGCTGCCGGGGTAACTATCTTATTATCCTTCCACATTCTACTAAATTgaactcacatttcattataaaattaattgtatatgAAAGAGAGATTCACATTTTGGCGGAGTAATAGTTTTTTCCTACCgacttttcttaaaattcgcaccaaatcaaaataagacTGTAAATCATTGAAGATATATTTTGGAATTAAGAAGCAAATTCATCTATCTGCAATTTGTAAGTACTACTTTTAGTCCATTTGCATGCATGCGATGGtacattaattttacatgCAAATGGACGATAGATACTAAAACTAATGTAAAACTCATTGTGtataacaaattaacaatatttacaATACATTTTGCAATGCACGAGTAATTATTGCACATCTTCCATGGTTAAATATATGTGCTTTTGCTGCAGATTGGGGCAGTTCAAGCGTTATCAAAAGAAGCATATTTCACTGCTGTAGAAGGTTCAAACATTTTCcagtttatttttcttttctcatcCAAAATATTATTGGTTGCACAATATCCACCCAACCCcacacaaaaaagaaaaattgttttatttttgatccaaaaataaaacaaaattctaTACAAATTTATGATATGGGATAATAGACCCGAATAAATGTTTTCTGCCTCCGCCACTGTTTTCCAGGTTGCAATGGCGAAACAGTTGCTTCTCCGAAGAAGGCGCAACAAGTAGCAGCCCTTAGAGGTAACGAAAATTGATTCATCTTTTGATGTCACATATGGGAATAAATGCATATGAATTTGCACAGCTTGTTGAGATATAAATTTGTAGCCAGTTGGTGACTTGTGTTTTTAGAGTAATTCATTGTgattaactttttaattaagttcTTTTGCCTTATCATTTCatgaaattttcttttcttatttcatttgGTTATGTGCAGGGGAAACTAATCAAAAATCAGTTGAGGCATTGGTAAGTCTAAATAATCTTGCTACGTCACAGTACTAAATTTTTGTTGTAGAACTTATCAATCATCttaatagaaaaatgtatTCATGAAGAATACAACAAATTCCTTCAAGTTTAATGTTTAGtcttcaaaaattataaagatgattttgatccaACCAAAATTAATGCTTTTTGCTCTGTAATGTGATGCAGATGAAGAGGACTGGGAAGGAAACACTACAATGGGGTAGGATAGCATGAACTTCATATCCCTTTCCTCTACCTAAAAAAGTTATTTCtcataaaaacattttttattgaaattttacaagtataataaataatcgTAGAATTACTAATGCAGGTATGGTAGCCGGAGTTTACTCAGGGCTTACCTATGGGTTGAAAGAGGCTAGGGGCACCCACGATTGGGTATAAAATCGAACCtcacttttttaatttcatgtaaAAATATGCAAGAATTGAGGTTAAGAGTTCAAATCAACACAACTCGGAATATTTGACATTCTCATTGGTTCTTTTATCCAATGCAGAAAAACAGTGCGTTGGCCGGGGCCCTCACTGGAGGGGCCCTGGCGCTAACGCTTGACCATAGCTCCCACGAAAAGGTAGTGCAGTGTGTTATAACAGGAGCTGCTTTGTCCACTGCTGCAAATCTTCTTGCAGGGGTATTATAGTCTTTTCAACTCTTCGCgcaatagtataatttttttgtcattttttttcacttcaaGAAGATTGAAGTGAAAATTACCACGTAGGCACAAATTTCTCCTAATGTACTTACAATTTACCTTTGTAGTTGTGAACTTAATTTGGACAGCCAAATAATGCAATTTTGAACAATTTTGTTGCAAAGTTGTGGTGtatgtgtaatttttttttctgtattaTCTGATTATCTCATTTGTCGATAAATTCTACTATGACCCATAGATTAATGGTCTAGTGAAGCAGGGGAGAAATGGTTATTTTTTGAACGGGAGAGAGAAGAATTTttgtagaaatttttttaaagttatttatGAGAGGATATTAAATctaacatatatatagtaccagtcaaaaataattctttcaaGGATAAATTGGcgaatgaaaaatataattttatgataattaaatcGCTATGcacaatttcaattattatactGTTCCCACTGTTCCATTTAAGATGTCTTATTAAAGTGGaggaaaagtaaaagtaagagagagaataacgCAGAAGAGAGTCTCTTCCATATCATTCACTCACTTAATTTACTTTACCttaactttaactatttattataatttttacaaaacacaTGTGAAAAACGAAAGGGTCCATCTTAactgggacaaagggagtatatttctgtgtgattgaatttttctaatttcacCGTATTATCCTTTAAAATATAGCTAATTGGAACGAATTTTTATTGAGGTTGAGACTGAGATAGAGGATGGGCCGACAATTGTGAATTAGGTTGACCATATGATTGACATATTAACTATGCATTAAAAACTCAATTACTGCATACTACTGTAGTAGGATATCACTTTCATTGACTTGAATGGTGATAATAgtatgtttgaattttgtaaaGGTGAAAACATGTTTGTATTATGTAAAGGAAAAAAGTACAATCCAAGTATAATTAGcctttattttatgaaaaaatatttataaaaatctaattttatgcttatttatacttttacttattttattttttaaggatgatttaatatttattgttataatctattttgatttaagaaaataaactcTGTAcgtttttttattactaaaaatacttCAAACCAAGCTTTGACACatgtatttaaaattacaataaaatacataaacattATAGAAAAACTAAGGCTATCCGTTTCGTAATTCGATTTGTAACTTCGTTTGAGTAATTGCAACTTCTTTTGTGTAAATATAACATTAAATTTAGAGTGTCATAAAAACGCATTTAGCTAGCAATGATACAAATGCCAATGAgtatttgttctttttttcttcttagagTAATATTTCTTTCGACCtttaagaaattatgaaaGCCTCAACCTTCACTCCACCCACCCACCATTGACATAATGGTAGTGGGGATGGATCACATTTCTCTCTATACTTTTAAAAAAGTCATTTTTGGCATGCCCCCTCAAAATTTAGCCAATAATTGCAAAAATGTCAATGTGTATGttcctttaattaattactactatgaGAGGACTCAACCACCATAAGGGGATGATGCCCTCTcttttttctagaaaaattaATGCATGGTCCAAAACCGTCGGCTCAACCTCATGCTGGTCAACttcaaaatcattatttttattattatcaataaaattaaaatatatttaaactcaaaacttagaaaattttcaatccaTGAATTCGGaaattccattttctttttcatcaatCTTTCATAGAgaatttattcattattcattatatCGGCAGTTCACgattttctatatttctaaataGTTTTTTAGCTTGTGGAGAAGCATATATATAgtcctttttggtttataacttgaatatctatttaattaaagattaaatatttagaaaaggaaaaattgaatatgaaatcaataacatttttactTGCTACATTTTCAATGAATTGTAATATAGTATGTCAATTGAAGCACGTGCATGTAAAATTCATTCCTTTTAGTGACTTCTTTTCTAGAAGAAGATATATACTGTATTAAGAATTATAAGATGCAGTTAATGAGGCCATAACATTACATAAGTTGGTCAGCCCACAATCTTttcacttaatttaatttaagtccAATTTCCTGACTAATAAAACATGCATGATTGCATAccttttaattttgtcttatctatattttttataatatacaaaCACTCTAGTACGTCACCACTGCCGTCAAtctatgatttttttggtttatttcattttccttaGTTATGATTTTGAGATTGAGAACTATTGAAAAAACACTCCTACAGCCAAGTTGTTCATCGACAtcataaatttttcttttttcatttattgcGCTAATGTTCGATACCGAAATCAAAGCAATGATTTTGTCATAGTACCACCACAGATTAAATGATAAGAAAATACATGTGAATTGCCACTATTTTCAAAGGTCAACCATCTTATGCATGTGATTTCacaaatccattttttttattaaaatcaatatcCTACAATAAAATAGTCAAACCAGATCATAACTCAAAACCAAGACAGATTTTCCAAGCCTACTAAACTCAATTGAACTCTCCCAAACACTAATGTATACCAAATCATTAactatatgaaaattaaaaaaagtcaGAGACATGAACaagtcaaattaaatttgCTCTTTAGACATACTCTATAAATTAAACCAAACAACACACTTCTACCTCACTACACTCTCATATCCATCATCCATGGCTTCTCAACCACCagtcctcgtcctcgtcctcgtccttGTCCTCGTCCTCATCTCCTCCGCCTCTGCAATAACCTACCCTAAAGAAGCCCTCCCCACCAAATCCGGCTACCTAACCGTTAACTCCACCACGGGCTCCGCCATCTTCTACACATACTATGAATCTCAATCCCCTCCCAAAAACACACCAATTTCTCAAACCCCGATCTTGATCTGGCTCCAAGGCGGGCCCGGGTGCTCCTCGATGCTCGCAAACTACTTCGAATTGGGCCCATGGCTCGTAAACCAAGAAGTAAAGCTCGAGTCAAATCCAAATTCTTGGAACAAACAGTTTGGCCTACTTTTCCTCGATAACCCCATCGGCACGGGTTTCAGTATCGC is drawn from Salvia hispanica cultivar TCC Black 2014 chromosome 6, UniMelb_Shisp_WGS_1.0, whole genome shotgun sequence and contains these coding sequences:
- the LOC125191771 gene encoding outer envelope pore protein 16-2, chloroplastic-like — translated: MFDEKNLETRSVLDELRNFEKNVFFDLGHPLLNRIADCFVRAAGIGAVQALSKEAYFTAVEGCNGETVASPKKAQQVAALRGETNQKSVEALMKRTGKETLQWGMVAGVYSGLTYGLKEARGTHDWKNSALAGALTGGALALTLDHSSHEKVVQCVITGAALSTAANLLAGVL